TAATGATTTCTCTCATCCTTAAGTAATGGGATAACATTTGTTTACCTGTCTGTATACTAGGAAGATATTTACTCTGTGTAAATAAGAACTTTTTACCTTAGTCTGTGTTTGATGTGGATTAGTTCTACCCGCTATATGCTGAGTGTTACATTTCTCTTTGTGAATGGTTTTGTAGCAATCCCCCTGTAATAGTATTTAAACCGCTCGCAGCAATGAATAaattgagaagtgactgagaacGAACACCTTGTGCGTCTGAATGATTTACTTCTCCCAGATATCTGCGCTGCCGCTCTGAAGGTTCTGCAGATTTACTCAAGAGCTCCCGGGAGGCTTTCGGCTCAAGAGAGGCGTCCCCCATAAGAGGAGCGAAACATTTTCACCTCCACCACCAAATCTGCGGCAggatttgttaaaaatgtaaacgtACGATAAACTCCCAATAAATCTCGGCTTTGCCTTTGCCTTTATTCACCTCGGATCCACTCGCCTCGCCTGCAGAGTATGGCAGATAcgttcttctttttctctcGAGTGTGTATATAAACTGGCGACCGTCAATCTGTAAGATCATGAATTGCTGGAAACACTCTATTTTCTGCCAGTTTGGATTCTTTCCAGGTTTAGCAAACCGACCCACCCTTCTACAAGTCCGGACGGCCCCCAGGAGCCCCGGAGCAAATGTACACCCAAAATATAGCATGATTACGATGCTTAACCCTTGAAAGCCTCAGCTCTGGACAAACTGGTAATTCAAACCAAGAGTCACCGAGACCTGTTCGTTAAAATTAACAGCACCCACATTAACAACTGAATCTGGTACCCGACGGGATAGTTGATCTTGTGAGCGATGGAAAAACATGGTTTCCTCCTGCATCAAACAATTGTAAGCGCACAAGATCAGGGCCCACATCTCCTGCTTCATGACTTGGATTCTTCCCTGTTGTAATAACGCCACAGTATCTGTTGCtcaataaaagggttaaatatggcACACGGGACACGTTTGGGGTCTCATGATTTAATTAAACCATTTTCATTGCAgttgaatataaaaaaagctaGTATTTCTAGGTTTAAAGCAGAGGTAAGACTTCAGTACGGCATAAAAACTGAACAGGCTACAGGTTAAAGGAGGGATTTTGCCGCGACGAGCTCAGAAATGGACAATCTCTTCCTCCCTGGATTTGTCGAGCTGACAGGAATGGACGGTCGGCCCCTGCTGTGCATGAGGAAGGGCTTGATAGATGCGCACGTGTGCATATTTATCACCACCAATGAAGACCTGcgcaaattagaaaaaaaaaaactctaaataTTTTTAGGTTATTAAGTAAATACCCAGAGTGTTACTAGTGACCCTTTAGGGTGGTCAGGATAGGGTTAATGACCCCTTCCAAAGTTGCAGATGCCCCAGTCACTATTTTTCCACTAGGGATGATCCCTTCGTCTCCACAATAACCGCACCACTTATTACTCTGCACCATAGCTGCTATTTATTAACCCTTCAGAGCATCAACGAGGAAGAAAAAGCAAAGCCTCGTTAAACATTTGGGGGACACAGCAGTAAACATTTGGGGGCCACGGCTCTGTGGTTTCGAGGCATGCACAGCTACCTTAACAAAGTAATTTGTTCCAGCAACAACTTGGGTCTTGTATTCGACGGCTTCGAAGGTGCTGAAGTTCGCTCCACATTTCGCCTCCGCTTGCACTTTTACCTGGAACACAGAAGAGATTGTCAGCATCGCTGCGTACAGCCAACGGACCCTCCAAAGTTACCCTAATAACATCAGGACACGCACCCCAAAAACAAAGTAACCACGAGGTTATTACCCCCTCTCTGCCACAAAGCAGGCAGGAGGGCAGAACCCGCACATCAGCCCAGATGTGGCTACAGAAAGTCGATGTCCCCCCAAACCCGGCGGAAGACCCCCAAAGCTCACTGGGCACAGTGCGGGGAATTAGAGAAGAGTAACCCAAGTTTGGTTACGGGATCATCTCTCGCCCAGCTCGCCGGTCACCCCCAGGAGATCGTCTGCCTTGAGCTTAGTCTTTCATTTTAAACGGAGGCTTCCGGGTTTATTCTGTGATGTGGTTTTGTCTCCCAGATGCGTCGGGGCACGAGATGCGTTGGAGCAAACCCAGTGTGAGTAACGACTCACAGGAGGTGACTCACTCCCCATGTGACACCAGCCTGGGAACCAGcttactaaaataataaagtaaaggtGCGGTTCCACTAGAATGCTGAATCTAACCCTCGAGACGCAGCATTCCTGAATACAAACCCACCCAAGACACAATTCACTTCACCCGTTAATTTCAGGAGGACGCTTAGCTGTCATGTGACACTGGGACAGCCACCGATAGGTTGttgcaatataataaaacaaacaaaaaaaaaaaacttattgaagtgatttaattctaaaggaaagaataaaatgacggCTCTGCTAAAGTTTATCCGCTTCATGCAGAGTTAGATTTTCAGAATGGAAAGGGGGTCAGGCAGCCCCGGGTAATACCCCCTTAACCCTCCAGATCAGAGCCCGGGGTATTTATTACAGGGTGGTTCGGTCCTGGGTCCTGCAGAGGGTTATTTTCAACTAGACCGAGAAGTCAGGAGTCTCCCCGGAGCTTTAGACTACCGCGGGCTAGTGCTGAAGTCGCCCCAGCTTGTCACCAGTATTAATGCCCCAGCAGTAATGCTGACTCCCCCCACTCACCGAGTCACAGAGCTCCTGGATCTCAGGTGTGGCGGGCTTGGCAGCCCCGAGTCCTCCGACCATAGGCATCTCGTCGACAACTCTTCAAAAACAGCACCCAGCGGACTGTCAGGTGATTGCACGCCACGGCCATAAATAAACATGGAACATACCATCCCACAACGGCGGGAGGGGAGCATGAGCTCGAAAACAACCAATAGCAACGGAAGGGAAAACAATACCCTGCCCAGCACCCGAAGGAAACTAATTCAGTGCGTTCAATATAAAGCCATGCGGGGTTATAAGCCACACGGGGTGCTGCGTAATGATGTAGACGGGATACACTCCCCTTACATTGGGTTGAGCGGGTTTCGGAAGATGCTAGTCACGGGAAGCACCGCAGAgcttgttgccatagcagcggTGGAACGCGGAAGAGAGGACAGCCGTGCCGCTTCTCTATAATGGGAAAGAGCAGCCGGACAGTGATAGGTTTATTACCCCAGTCTTAtgagtgaatgggcagattctgggGGATTTTACCTCAGTCTTATAGGGGTCTCAGGATGAATGGTGAGATTTTACCTCAATTTTGGGATCTGCAGACAGATTTTCACAGTTTTTACCTCACTTTTGTGGTTTGTGGACAGATGTTCACTGTTTTTACCTCAGTTTTGCAAACTCCTCCATTCTGCTCTGATATAAAGTGTACCTTTTTCCTCTTAAAATGATTAAGCAAAccttacatatataaaaataaaattaagtttGTAAGTCATTCCCTGAAGAgtcaaggttttttcagagcaaatgcgctggaaaatatccctcgtcttatattcgaggtcatctttTAATCGGACCTCAAAGCGTCAGGGtgggggttaagagtggcatattggttttctggggggcagagtggcaaataaaaggaaataaaatcaaaaatttcaatcatagtttttattataatagtTTTACAAGTGattgaatatttactagtaaaacttttttcctatagggtcatcttatattcaggctttttctttttttcttaaattaatattcaaatttgggggggggtgtcgtCTTATTATCGAGCAGATACTATAATCCTTGACCGTGATCCCAGGTTTGTGATTTGCTGAATGAAGCACTTTGCCACGCGTCGGAGACCGGCTACCGACAGCCAAGCTGCAGCTAGCCAGAGCGAGGTCTCCGTACCGGCGGTGCTCAGCCGATGGCCGCCTCCTGCACCGTCCCGTCGGTTCTCTGGCTGTACTGCCGGAGTTTCTGTGAAGTGGGGGGTCAGGCAGCATGGCACTAGATTTAAAAACCTTACAGTTTTAGTGGTCTTTGGATTGCTTCCTGGTGATTTTTTTATCCTGAAGCTGCGCATGACTCCTGCCCTGTTATTTTAATACTTTGCTGTCCTGCTCTGCGTGCCGTACCTGGCTGCCCTTACTACCTGCTACGTGTGCCAACCTTGGCTACATCTGACGACCCACTTAGTGTCCCGCACCTGGCATCAATTGACTACCTGTTCTATGTACCTGACATGGCATCCTGGGCCTACCTGTCCTGAACATGCACCTGTGGCATCACCTATAAACAGGTATCCTCCGGCAAGTGCTTGGCTGCCTACCCTCAGTTCCTGTAGTGTTTGCCTCTACCCGAGCCTCCACACTATTGggatcatcaaagtccctggTCCCTTAGGTAGGTTAATTAGGGTGAATGACTCCTGCGGTCACTTCCTTAAGAGTCATAAAAATTTGATGAATCCCACCGGAAATGTTTTGAGATACCAAGTGTACCGAGACATTTTGGACGATGCTCGGCTTCTGCTTTGTGGGACCAGTTTAGGGAAGACCCTttctctattccagcatgactgagcCCCggagcacaaagcaagctccataaagacatggttgcatgagtttggggtggaagaacttgaccggccgcacagagccccaaCCTCAAcaccatcgaacacctttggagTGAACCGGAACGgggattgcgagccgggcgtctcgtccgaCATCAgcgtctgacctcacaaactcTCTACTGGATaaacgggcaaaaattcccacagaaactccccaaaatcctgtggaaatccttcccagaagagcggaagccgttaaAGCGGTAAACGGGGGGGGActgacttcatattaatgtctatgtatttagaatgtgatgtcatcaaagcccctattggtgtaatggtcaggtgtcccaatacttttggctATATAGTGTATCTTTGCAGacggcaataaaaaaaaaaaaatgtacaaaaaaaaaacaacaaaagcaaGTCTCTCACCAcgcaaacacacattttattattctgtttttcttttagaaataatatttaaaataattcagtttcatgttttctttatccTTATAAGCATTGTCGTTGTGGAGAGGTAGCCGGTACCATACGTTGGCAGTCACAGAAAATCCAGCTTGAAGTTCTGTCCCTTCGTTCCTCTCCCGATATATATGGAAAAATTCAGTAATTATTCTGCAGCGGGGTCCTCATGAGCTCCAGGACGTCTCAGGCTTGATAATGATTGAATGATAAAACTGGAACATTCCAAGCCAATATTTGAAGGGAAAGTCTTGCGGAGGAAGAATATCTGGCTTTGGGTATTAAAAGGTAACGCACAGAAGTGTTCtgcaatatatgttttattttctacatataatatatttatctgtAATATTATCAGCAACCAACGTTCTAAAACCAGTTGAAAAACCACTGACAATGTAACCCACCAGGGGCTTTTATGATATAACTAGCGTTTTATATGTAACGAGTAATTAGCATGCAGGGAAAAACAAAATTCAATGCTAGTGGATGAGGCACAACTgctttacagacaaagtaaCTCTTacacagcgaggggatttaaacatgcatgggataggcatatggctcctagATATAGAGAGGGTGATGGAttagtggaacaacctcccagcagaagtggtagaggctaacacagtgagggaatgtaaacatgcatgaatctaagatgagaccgacGACTGGTTAAGGCTTGAGTGGTTTAGTGATATTGTTTCAATGGGTAAGTAAAGTCTGTTACAGTctgtggcagaaccagcatGGTCTGAATTCCTGTCCTCAAGTCAGTGCTGGATGAAGACCCTTAGGGCTTGACCCTTGCACACTCTCTATCCCACTTGTAATGTGAGGTCACATATCATGACCCCTGTGATATTTCGCCTCCCAGCTCCAGTAGCATGCACTGGCGGGTTATCCATTAGCGCACCAGAGCCCCTTCACCATGCCTGGTGAACCTAAAAGATAACCGCCATCCCCTGACGTTTCTCCCTTACCCTCACCCTTATAAAGACTGCCCggaccaatcaacaacaaccaGCAACATAGCCGTAGATAAGCAATAACTTAACGGAGAGAAATAATCATGTAGACTCTGAGAACCCGAGGTtcagatggctgctcccatggtcttacctgggaactctccggattTGGCCCGgagaactctgggagaagcAGAATCCCCCGGGTCTTGTTagtggggtcttgacaggcTCCGctccccctttaaatgggggtgtttcctgcgatgtcagcgggaacgcctcCTGATATTGGCAGGAATGCCCCCGTGGGCATTCCTGGTCGCGTCCCGTAAGGGTAGGCTCTGGGTGGTCGGAGCccaggagttcccaggtatgtcctgGGTATAatgggtatatatattacttattttaatctgttaaCGCCGTTACATGAGTTCATTTAGTTTAAAGAACAGTAAAACGATCCAAATTATATCATTTAGGAAAATAACCACCGAGATCCAAAGTTCTGGTCTGGTTAGTTGTGAACTCTGTAATAAGatacaaacatatttaaatataacttttaatcGTAggagccttaaaaaaaaaagaaaccaaaacaaCAAGAAATTCAGGCAGTCCTCACACTTACATCGGGTAAAGTTTCCAGGAAATTGCAAAGTAAGTTTAAATGAGTCTAATTTTTATGTAGAAATAAGTGACATATATTTGCTTACGTTCCtgaccttttttccttttagaaaTGCCCCTGCAGACAACGGTTAATTAGCTGTATTATAACAGTGTATGCGGTCCATTAAACGGTACAGTATACATTTAAGTGTCTAGCTTAACATAAGACAGTTAGACATggtagaatggaatagattacaCATAACAtccaaaatatttgtatttggcCCCAAACCATAATGATGAGAAAACGATATCATGTAAATCGGAGTCTACCATGATGTAACTTGAGATCAGATCTTAAATGGAGGGGTGACAAATTGGGCAATtgggggttaatattttattattacgcTAACGTGATGTGTTTTATTAACGTACCTTGTTTGGTTATACTGGGAGCCATAGGCCATATAATGGTTTCATTTCCCCAAAGcctgtgttataatatttaggATCTCTGGAGACATCAgtttgggggggcagggggggcacCGACTCAAAATACAAAACTTTCAGTTACAAGAAGCAAACAGTTACCAAGGGCACAAGTAAACGGttaataatattatagtatataatatagtattattatgaaatggttttatttaataatcacCGACTAGAGTAATAATTATACACAACTTACACTGGCAGACAACATGATAGGCACGATCACCCCCCTTAAATGTTTGGCAAAATAATCTGCCTTCTCTATTTGCCCCAATGCCCCGagaccacccccccccccaaaaaaagggtCTCGTTCAGGTTACCGGTACAATCTCAGATTTGTTATAGATAACATTCTGAGTACAATCTGTAGATCATTAAAGCAGCATTTACAAAGTCAGCAGAATGTATTTTACGGCTGCTACGAATAGATGGAAAGTTGAAGGAAGtcacaaaaacaacaacacattTTTCACCGTTTAAGAAcaaaaagactaaaaaaaaaacaaccacaagTGGGAATACTGGCCGTCTTAAGGAAAGATCCACAAAGTATCCACCAGGGAAGAGAAACAGAAGAACGATGTTTTTCACCATTTTGGAACAAAGAAAGTATCAGTAATCCAACACAttccatatgcattttaaaaatgaattcattTAATTGGCCAAcgtttgtcatttttattttctgtgttgtaCCTTTTATATTCTAGAACTTAGCATAAATCAAATATCTACTCTTTGTTTTTAAGTGAATCAGCTCCAAGAACTTCCAGGACCGTCGCAGAGAGTCATTTGGACGTTTTATCTGCCTCCATGTATCTCCGCCATGCTGGGAAATGGTTAGCATGGTACATAGACATGTAATAATTATGAGTTGACCATATTTTCTGTAATAACTCCATCCACTGCGTTTTTGACGTTCTCCGCCTGCTTTGGCGCCCGCGACTCCATGCTTTGGTTATCGAGTCGATCGTTGACCGACTCCTGCGATCCCGATTCATCTACGTTTGAGGCCGTTCTGAAGCTCGACTCGCTCCCGACGTCGCTGTTCTGCAGCGGGAGCAAAGCTTTTTGCCTCATCAGGCTGTCGTCGCTGTTCTTGCCTTCCAAAGAATTTTTGGGCTTTGTGACTTTATTGGAGACGGCATTCCTTTGAGGGTCATCGAAACTCAGAGACAATGTGACCGTTCCACTTCCAAAGCTGACTTTCTGTTTGCAACCCCTAGCTCGTTCCCCGGTTGAAAAGTGTTCCTCGTGGTTGCTTTTGCTGCTTATTGAAGATGACGGCGTGGAACCCGCAGAGCCTCCGAGGCTGTTGGACTTCTTGTGAGACACGTTGCTTCTTCGCAACGTCGCCCTAGCGGCCACCTTAAAAGCATGAGCAACGGTGCTGCATCGGACCTCCTCGATAGTGTTTCTGG
This sequence is a window from Spea bombifrons isolate aSpeBom1 chromosome 2, aSpeBom1.2.pri, whole genome shotgun sequence. Protein-coding genes within it:
- the CSTA gene encoding cystatin-A produces the protein MPMVGGLGAAKPATPEIQELCDSVKVQAEAKCGANFSTFEAVEYKTQVVAGTNYFVKVFIGGDKYAHVRIYQALPHAQQGPTVHSCQLDKSREEEIVHF